A window from Intestinimonas massiliensis (ex Afouda et al. 2020) encodes these proteins:
- a CDS encoding S-layer homology domain-containing protein — MKSKRLLTCLLAFALTLTMTALPASAATFPDIASHWAKSYIEEMTDAGMFKGYEDGTFKPENKLTTAEALALCARAVPVKQGIADRIASDRKKDVDGLLNGAQSWFYREFAICLETGILSYTELKGLVQNGSLSKPIEKEDLSVYLVRAMQLGPMAEGLDSYSMTFRDTASIRESAKPYVYLLNVYGIVQGDTNNAYGPKGEVTRAIMATMLSRALTFMEERGTITDLSEYDDYDFIQGTIAAVTKGDSGVVVLTLTGDLTGATSSISLPADAVIYENNMETTSSSLKAGKHVRISLTSKGVAEDVYLSAALKEFTGSVNGIEDNSIALTVGGAGRVVTMNRFTQVQVGSKTIGDRSVVDPDAGYATAVCMTDDQGRLVAVRLTGGTREETGILSSVEKSGSGCTLRVSGFDGVTHQYAVPGGSAVTVNGLEGTLSSGYEGCYVSLRVSNEDGSALSVSVDSVTKYVQGGIKAFTWASSTNTVTLTDPATGKSTSYDVADSCVFTYNGSAIKLKELEKEWFATARFSGEKLVRLDCYPGSAVTEGVLTNRVFTSSGSTVTLEVTESDDTVVSFAIDLSDPPAIYRNEEKSAIDKLRLGDEVEVTVRYHVVTRIEATPQSANMTGTINRIIQEVGGSTLEVTLSDGEEASYTVTSATSITQSGKTIALSALKPGYKIGLVVNGDQVAAIEVQQAVTSGSQLNGTVVYVSTERGNQYIYLRSLDSAGNEELITVHVDDDTKFLEWDGGTLTLRKLEVGDYLQVNGAYDGAEFNAALILRQ; from the coding sequence ATGAAATCCAAACGACTGCTCACTTGCCTGCTGGCCTTCGCCCTGACGCTGACCATGACGGCGCTTCCGGCTTCGGCGGCCACTTTCCCGGACATTGCCAGCCATTGGGCCAAGAGCTACATCGAGGAAATGACCGACGCGGGCATGTTCAAGGGCTATGAGGACGGCACCTTCAAGCCGGAAAACAAGCTGACTACGGCGGAGGCCCTGGCCCTCTGCGCCCGGGCCGTACCCGTCAAACAGGGGATCGCCGACCGGATTGCCTCCGACCGCAAGAAGGATGTAGACGGCCTGCTGAACGGGGCCCAGTCCTGGTTCTACCGGGAGTTCGCCATCTGCCTGGAGACCGGCATCCTCTCCTACACCGAGCTCAAGGGTCTGGTGCAGAACGGGAGTCTCTCCAAGCCCATCGAGAAGGAGGACCTGTCGGTCTACCTGGTGCGAGCCATGCAGCTCGGTCCCATGGCCGAGGGACTGGACTCCTATTCCATGACCTTCCGCGACACCGCCTCCATCCGCGAGTCGGCCAAGCCCTATGTTTATCTGCTCAACGTCTACGGCATCGTCCAGGGCGACACCAACAACGCCTATGGCCCCAAGGGCGAGGTCACTCGGGCCATCATGGCCACCATGCTCTCCCGCGCCCTGACGTTCATGGAGGAGCGGGGCACCATCACCGACCTGAGCGAGTACGACGACTATGACTTTATCCAGGGCACCATTGCCGCCGTCACCAAGGGGGACAGCGGCGTGGTGGTCCTGACCCTCACCGGCGATCTGACCGGCGCCACCAGCAGCATCTCCCTGCCCGCCGACGCCGTCATCTATGAGAACAATATGGAGACCACCAGCAGCAGCCTCAAGGCGGGCAAGCACGTCCGCATCTCCCTGACCAGCAAGGGCGTGGCGGAGGACGTCTACCTCAGCGCCGCCCTGAAGGAGTTCACCGGCTCGGTCAACGGCATCGAGGACAACAGTATTGCCCTGACGGTGGGCGGTGCCGGTCGGGTGGTCACCATGAACCGCTTCACCCAGGTGCAGGTGGGCTCCAAGACCATCGGGGACCGCTCGGTGGTGGACCCCGACGCGGGCTACGCCACCGCCGTCTGCATGACCGACGACCAGGGCCGTCTGGTGGCTGTCCGCCTCACCGGCGGCACCCGGGAGGAGACGGGCATTCTCTCCAGCGTGGAGAAGTCCGGCAGCGGCTGTACCCTGCGGGTCAGCGGGTTTGACGGCGTCACCCACCAGTATGCCGTGCCCGGCGGCTCCGCCGTCACCGTCAACGGCCTGGAGGGGACCCTGTCCTCCGGTTACGAGGGGTGCTACGTCTCTCTGCGGGTATCCAACGAGGATGGCTCCGCCCTGTCCGTCTCGGTGGATTCCGTCACGAAATATGTGCAGGGCGGTATCAAGGCCTTTACCTGGGCCAGCAGCACCAACACCGTTACCCTCACCGACCCGGCCACCGGTAAATCCACCAGCTATGACGTGGCCGATAGCTGCGTATTCACCTATAACGGCTCGGCCATCAAGCTCAAAGAGCTGGAGAAGGAGTGGTTCGCCACCGCCCGCTTCTCTGGAGAGAAGCTGGTGCGGCTGGACTGCTACCCCGGCTCGGCGGTGACCGAGGGCGTTCTTACCAACCGGGTGTTCACCTCCAGCGGCTCCACCGTCACCCTGGAGGTCACCGAGAGTGACGACACCGTAGTGAGCTTTGCCATCGACCTGTCCGATCCCCCCGCCATCTACCGCAACGAGGAGAAGAGCGCCATTGACAAGCTGCGGCTGGGTGACGAGGTGGAGGTCACCGTCCGTTACCACGTGGTTACCCGCATCGAGGCCACCCCCCAGAGCGCCAATATGACCGGTACCATCAACCGCATCATTCAGGAGGTGGGCGGCAGCACTCTGGAGGTGACCCTCTCCGATGGGGAGGAAGCGTCCTATACGGTTACCTCGGCCACCTCCATTACCCAGAGCGGCAAGACCATCGCACTGTCCGCCCTGAAGCCGGGCTACAAGATCGGCCTGGTGGTCAACGGCGACCAGGTCGCCGCCATCGAGGTCCAGCAGGCCGTCACCTCCGGCAGCCAGCTCAACGGCACCGTGGTCTATGTCAGCACGGAGCGTGGCAATCAGTACATCTATCTGCGCAGCCTGGACAGCGCCGGCAACGAGGAGCTCATCACCGTCCATGTGGACGACGACACCAAGTTCCTGGAGTGGGACGGCGGAACCCTGACCCTGCGGAAGCTGGAGGTGGGGGATTACCTTCAGGTGAACGGAGCCTACGATGGCGCGGAGTTTAACGCCGCCCTGATCCTGCGCCAGTAA